CCTCGGCCCGATCGGGAACGGTTTTACGGTCGACCGGGAACGGAAGCGTCCACTGCTTATCGGCGGCGGCGTGGGGATCCCGCCCATGATTTTCCTGGCCGAGGAAGTGCGACGCACGGGAGGCTATGAGCCGCTGGTGCTCATGGGCTCGGAAGTGCCCTTCCCGTTTCGCGTACGCCCATCACAGATTCTGGTACCCGGCATCCCCGGCGGAGTGACCGGCGCCATGCCGCTGCTCGAGGACTGGGATATCGCCAGCCGACTCTGCAGCCTGCAGGGCTATGCCGGCTGCCACGAGGGCTTCGTCACCGATCTGGCGCGACACTGGCTGGAAACGATGGATGCCGCACAGCGTGAGCAGGTGTCTGTCTACGCCTGCGGACCACACCCCATGCTGGAGGCGGTCGCGGCCGTGGCGAAGGATTTCGACCTCCCGTGCCAGGTCTCCATGGAGGAGTTCATGGCCTGCGGCGTCGGCGGCTGTGCCGGCTGCACCATCCAGGTTACCACCGAGAGTGGCCCGGCCATGAAGCGGGTCTGCGTCGACGGCCCGGTATTTGAAGCTGAAACGATATTTTAGGGAAACTTCACCGAAAAGCTTCCGCTCCTGCTCACGCCCCTCACCTACATCCATGCAGGCGAAAACGCAAAGAGCGCCAGGACAACTGCAGATTGCACCGCAGACGACTACATGGATGTAGTCGTCTGCGGTGAAAGGTTTTTTCCCACACCCGCGACAAGACTCAGCGAATCAACCCGCCCGGACCGTCTTCATCGGTGGTCTCCTCCAAGGTCAGGCCTTCGAGGCCTTTGGTGAGATCTTCGGATGATTCGGCGGCACCGAGTTTCGCCATGATACGAACCTCGTTGGGTGAGTCGGCGTTGCGAGTGGCGTCTTCGAAGCTAATGGATCCCTCCATATAAAGGTTGTATAGCGCCTGGTCAAAGGTCTGCATGCCCTGTTCGCCGGACTTTTTCATCAGCTCCTTCATCTGATGGACTTCGCCCTTGTGGATCAGGTCGGCCATCAGTGGTGTGTTGATCATCACCTCAACCGCGGCCCGCCGGCCGATGCCATCCTTTTTCGGGATCAGGCGCTGCGCGATGACCGCTTTCATGTTCAGCGAAAGGTCCATCAACAGCTGCGGCCGGCGATCCTCCGGGAAGAAGTTGATCACGCGATCCATGGCCTGGTTGGCGTTATTGGCATGGAGAGTCGCCAGGCAGAGGTGGCCGGTCTCGGCGAAGGCAATGGCATGCTCCATGGTCTCGCGGTGACGGATCTCGCCAATCAAAATGACATCAGGCGCCTGGCGCAGTGTGTTGATGAGTGCATCCTCGAAGGTGTCGGTATCGATGCCCACCTCCCGTTGGGTCACGATGCACCCCTTGTGCTGGTGAATGTACTCGATAGGGTCTTCGATGGTGATGATATGACCCGTACTCTGGGTATTGCGGTGGTCCACCATGGCCGCCAGCGAGGTGGATTTACCGGAACCGGTGCCACCCACAAACAGGACGATACCGCGCTTGGTCATGGTCAGTTCGCGCAGGACGTCCGGCAGATCCAGATCATCAAACGTCGGGATCTTGGTCTCTATTTTGCGCAGCACCATACCTACCTGATTGCGCTGCTGAAAGACGTTGACACGGAACCGCCCGATACCGGAGCGGCTCAAGGCGAAATTGCTTTCGCGCCTTGCTTCGAATTCCGCCCTCTGCTCGGTATTCATGATGCCGTAGCAAATCTGCTTGGCCTGGTCGGGCGTCAAGCTGCCCTTGGCAACCGGCCCGATCTTGCCCGAGATCTTCATACTCGGCGGTATGCCGGCGGTGATGAACAGATCCGAGGCGTTCTTGTGCACCATCAATTTTAAAAGCGAGTCGAATTCCATGGCTGGCTCAGTGGCTAGTGGCTAGTTACTAGTTGCGAGGGTCAGCGGCCGGCGGCGAGGTCCACTCGCTACTAGCCACTAGCTACTCGCGACTATTTGAAGGCGTCTTTGTTCGAGGCCTTGGCGCGGGCATCCTGTTTTCCGATAACGCCCTTGTTCAGGAGTTCAGAGAGGTTCTGATCGAGGGTCTGCATGCCCAACTGCTGCCCGGTC
This Thiohalomonas denitrificans DNA region includes the following protein-coding sequences:
- a CDS encoding dihydroorotate dehydrogenase electron transfer subunit; this encodes MTKPHRNTLFLEEAGILAHEHYEGDQHVLRLAAPKIAAKAGPGSFVHLTCDASRPLRRPISIMRSDGERGEIQLLYKAFGEGTHLLAQRRVGERISTLGPIGNGFTVDRERKRPLLIGGGVGIPPMIFLAEEVRRTGGYEPLVLMGSEVPFPFRVRPSQILVPGIPGGVTGAMPLLEDWDIASRLCSLQGYAGCHEGFVTDLARHWLETMDAAQREQVSVYACGPHPMLEAVAAVAKDFDLPCQVSMEEFMACGVGGCAGCTIQVTTESGPAMKRVCVDGPVFEAETIF
- a CDS encoding PilT/PilU family type 4a pilus ATPase — protein: MEFDSLLKLMVHKNASDLFITAGIPPSMKISGKIGPVAKGSLTPDQAKQICYGIMNTEQRAEFEARRESNFALSRSGIGRFRVNVFQQRNQVGMVLRKIETKIPTFDDLDLPDVLRELTMTKRGIVLFVGGTGSGKSTSLAAMVDHRNTQSTGHIITIEDPIEYIHQHKGCIVTQREVGIDTDTFEDALINTLRQAPDVILIGEIRHRETMEHAIAFAETGHLCLATLHANNANQAMDRVINFFPEDRRPQLLMDLSLNMKAVIAQRLIPKKDGIGRRAAVEVMINTPLMADLIHKGEVHQMKELMKKSGEQGMQTFDQALYNLYMEGSISFEDATRNADSPNEVRIMAKLGAAESSEDLTKGLEGLTLEETTDEDGPGGLIR